The proteins below come from a single Salinilacihabitans rarus genomic window:
- a CDS encoding cupin domain-containing protein, translating to MAYRKVNYEDVEQVSSAMHFLSEPLETEQVGVTVARCDPGWKSRPHDHADNDHEEVYVLIEGSATVVVDDDPVEMEAGDALWIPPESTRQIRNGDEESAFVLVSAPGLGDDDEDGEWLVTGFAG from the coding sequence ATGGCGTACAGGAAGGTCAACTACGAGGACGTAGAGCAGGTCTCCAGCGCGATGCACTTTCTCAGCGAACCGCTCGAGACCGAGCAGGTCGGCGTCACCGTCGCCCGCTGTGACCCGGGCTGGAAGAGCCGACCGCACGACCACGCGGACAACGATCACGAGGAGGTGTACGTCCTCATCGAGGGATCGGCGACCGTCGTCGTCGACGACGACCCCGTCGAGATGGAGGCCGGGGACGCCCTCTGGATCCCGCCGGAGTCGACCCGCCAGATCCGCAACGGGGACGAGGAGAGCGCGTTCGTCCTCGTCAGCGCGCCGGGGCTGGGCGACGACGACGAGGACGGCGAGTGGCTCGTCACCGGTTTCGCCGGCTGA
- a CDS encoding mechanosensitive ion channel family protein: MVRLQLAQQVQVPDWLQDPIANLITFAPRLIGALVILLVGWVVGRVAGGVVRRIADGVELDRLVLETPLGRILGGTERAASSAFGKLAKWFVYALAILAAANALAIPTLSEWISTAVSYLPAFIAGLLVIVLGFIVADFIGDIIERTRAATETVYTSWFANGARVFLYFTALVIGLDTMGIDVGILYVFARALSWGIAAAIAIGAGLSIGLGARDYVSENIGRWAGRAGTVSPSGQTGSEPGGGPSPGDDDD, translated from the coding sequence ATGGTACGATTGCAACTCGCTCAACAGGTACAGGTACCAGACTGGCTGCAGGACCCAATCGCGAATTTGATCACGTTCGCACCGCGACTGATCGGCGCGCTGGTGATCCTCCTCGTCGGCTGGGTCGTCGGCCGAGTCGCCGGCGGCGTCGTCCGGCGGATCGCCGACGGCGTCGAACTCGACCGACTGGTGCTCGAGACGCCGCTCGGGCGGATACTCGGCGGGACGGAACGCGCGGCGTCGAGCGCGTTCGGCAAACTGGCGAAGTGGTTCGTCTACGCCCTCGCCATCCTCGCGGCGGCGAACGCGCTCGCGATTCCGACGCTGTCGGAGTGGATCTCGACGGCGGTCTCGTACCTGCCGGCGTTCATCGCCGGCCTGCTCGTGATCGTCCTCGGGTTCATCGTCGCCGACTTCATCGGTGACATCATCGAGCGCACGCGAGCGGCGACCGAGACGGTGTACACGAGCTGGTTCGCCAACGGCGCGCGGGTCTTCCTCTACTTCACCGCGCTCGTCATCGGCCTCGACACGATGGGGATCGACGTCGGCATCCTCTACGTCTTCGCGCGGGCTCTCTCGTGGGGCATCGCCGCCGCCATCGCCATCGGTGCCGGCCTCTCCATCGGCCTCGGCGCCCGCGACTACGTCTCGGAGAACATCGGCCGGTGGGCCGGCCGCGCGGGAACCGTCTCGCCGTCCGGCCAGACCGGCTCGGAGCCCGGCGGCGGGCCGAGCCCCGGCGACGACGACGACTGA
- the nikR gene encoding nickel-responsive transcriptional regulator NikR — translation MAVVSVSMPDELLERLDQFADENGYTGRSEVVREASRNLLGEFEDTRLEERELMGIVTVLFDYETTSVEERMMHLRHEHEDLVASNFHSHVGDHYCMELFVLEGELADISTFVGKIRATRDVLSVDYSVNPVDDFDPLSRGE, via the coding sequence ATGGCAGTCGTCAGCGTCTCGATGCCGGACGAACTCCTCGAGCGCCTCGACCAGTTCGCCGACGAGAACGGCTACACCGGGCGCAGCGAGGTCGTCCGCGAGGCCTCGCGCAACCTCCTCGGGGAGTTCGAGGACACCCGCCTCGAGGAGCGCGAACTCATGGGGATCGTCACGGTGCTGTTCGACTACGAGACCACGAGCGTCGAAGAGCGGATGATGCACCTGCGCCACGAACACGAGGACCTCGTCGCCTCGAACTTCCACAGCCACGTCGGCGACCACTACTGTATGGAACTGTTCGTCCTCGAGGGGGAACTGGCGGACATCTCGACGTTCGTCGGGAAGATTCGCGCGACCAGGGACGTGCTGTCGGTCGACTACTCGGTGAACCCGGTCGACGACTTCGACCCGCTCTCGCGGGGCGAGTGA
- a CDS encoding 3-hydroxyacyl-CoA dehydrogenase/enoyl-CoA hydratase family protein, with protein sequence MELEDINTVAVLGAGNMGHGIAEVAAMAGYDVAMRDIKEEFVQNGYEQIEWSLDKLAEKDQLTEEEADAALERVTPLVDMEEAVADADVVIEAVPEKMDIKKDVYEEVEEFAPEEAIFATNTSSLSITELSEVTERPERFCGMHFFNPPVRMQLVEVISGEHTADETLDAIEDLAADFGKTPVRVHKDSPGFIVNRVLVPLMNEAAWMVHEDEATVAEVDSTAKFDMGLPMGLFELTDQVGLDVGLHVQEYMHETLGEAYAPCPMTEEKVEAGELGKKAGKGVYDYEDGEGVQIPTDEGQEWIADRLLAVMADEVAQLIANDVADSDAIDEAMMLGAGFPDGPAKLADERGLPELLEALEETYEETEAARHEPSDAFREFADEDGFYDHDEDEGGVEFDTIRVEYPGDMVGHVVIDRPHRMNTISSELLGELSTAIDLLEDDDEVRAILITGEGEKAFSAGADVQSMAAGGADSLGAVELSKKGQGTFGKLESCDMPVVAGIDGYCLGGGMELATCADIRIASERSELGQPELDLGLIPGWGGTQRLKHIVGEGRAKEIILTADRYDAETMESYGFVNEVVGNDELEERAFELATQLAGGPPIAQKFTKRAMLAGRDDTEAGLEYEASSFGHLMATDDLMTGITAFMSGDDPEFEGK encoded by the coding sequence ATGGAGCTGGAGGATATCAACACCGTCGCAGTTCTCGGCGCGGGGAATATGGGCCACGGAATCGCGGAAGTCGCGGCCATGGCAGGCTACGACGTGGCGATGCGGGACATCAAAGAGGAGTTCGTCCAGAACGGCTACGAGCAGATCGAGTGGTCGCTTGACAAGCTCGCCGAGAAGGACCAGCTCACCGAGGAGGAGGCCGACGCCGCCCTCGAACGCGTCACGCCGCTGGTCGACATGGAGGAGGCGGTCGCCGACGCCGACGTCGTCATCGAGGCGGTGCCGGAGAAGATGGACATCAAGAAGGACGTCTACGAGGAAGTCGAGGAGTTCGCCCCCGAGGAAGCGATCTTCGCGACGAACACCTCCTCGCTGTCGATCACCGAGCTCTCGGAGGTGACCGAGCGTCCCGAGCGCTTCTGCGGGATGCACTTCTTCAACCCGCCCGTGCGTATGCAACTCGTCGAGGTCATCTCCGGCGAGCACACCGCCGACGAGACCCTCGACGCGATCGAGGACCTCGCGGCGGACTTCGGGAAGACGCCCGTCCGGGTCCACAAGGACAGCCCCGGCTTCATCGTGAACCGCGTTCTCGTTCCCCTGATGAACGAGGCGGCGTGGATGGTACACGAGGACGAGGCCACCGTCGCCGAGGTCGACTCGACGGCGAAGTTCGACATGGGGCTCCCGATGGGCCTGTTCGAACTCACCGATCAGGTCGGGCTCGACGTCGGCCTGCACGTCCAGGAGTATATGCACGAGACCCTCGGCGAGGCCTACGCGCCGTGCCCGATGACCGAGGAGAAAGTCGAGGCGGGCGAACTCGGGAAGAAGGCCGGCAAGGGCGTCTACGACTACGAGGACGGCGAGGGCGTACAGATCCCGACCGACGAGGGCCAGGAGTGGATCGCCGACCGCCTGCTCGCCGTGATGGCCGACGAGGTCGCCCAGCTGATCGCGAACGACGTGGCCGATTCCGACGCCATCGACGAGGCGATGATGCTCGGCGCGGGCTTCCCCGACGGCCCCGCGAAGCTGGCCGACGAGCGCGGCCTCCCGGAGCTGCTCGAGGCGCTCGAGGAGACCTACGAGGAGACCGAGGCGGCGCGCCACGAGCCCTCGGACGCGTTCCGCGAGTTCGCCGACGAGGACGGCTTCTACGACCACGACGAGGACGAGGGGGGCGTCGAGTTCGACACCATCCGCGTCGAGTATCCCGGCGACATGGTCGGACACGTCGTCATCGACCGGCCCCACCGGATGAACACCATCAGCTCGGAGCTGCTCGGCGAGCTCTCGACCGCGATCGACCTGCTCGAAGACGACGACGAGGTGCGCGCGATCCTCATCACCGGCGAGGGCGAGAAAGCGTTCTCCGCGGGCGCGGACGTCCAGAGCATGGCCGCCGGCGGCGCCGACTCGCTGGGCGCGGTCGAACTCTCGAAGAAGGGTCAGGGGACGTTCGGCAAGCTCGAATCCTGTGACATGCCCGTCGTGGCCGGCATCGACGGCTACTGTCTCGGCGGCGGGATGGAACTCGCGACCTGCGCAGACATCCGCATCGCCTCCGAGCGCTCCGAACTCGGCCAGCCCGAACTCGACCTCGGGCTGATCCCCGGCTGGGGCGGCACCCAGCGGCTCAAGCACATCGTCGGCGAGGGCCGCGCCAAGGAGATCATCCTCACCGCCGACCGCTACGACGCCGAGACGATGGAGTCGTACGGCTTCGTCAACGAGGTCGTCGGCAACGACGAACTCGAGGAGCGCGCGTTCGAACTCGCGACACAGCTCGCCGGCGGCCCGCCGATCGCCCAGAAGTTCACCAAGCGCGCGATGCTCGCCGGCCGCGACGACACCGAGGCCGGCCTCGAGTACGAGGCCTCGTCGTTCGGCCACCTGATGGCCACCGACGACCTGATGACGGGCATCACCGCGTTCATGAGCGGCGACGACCCCGAGTTCGAAGGGAAGTAG
- a CDS encoding O-methyltransferase yields the protein MSSVLTDEVARFVAATAPEPDETLVEMDEYAAAEGFPHVGPAVGSVCRLVARMVDAERIFEFGSGYGYSAYWFAEALPDDGEIVLTEVDADELELAREYLREGGYDDRARYELGDALETVERYDGPFDVVLIDHQKHRYREAFEAVRPKVPVGGALVADNAMKAGIIEFEKLLAIAEGGDPDAVNEHTRGIADYLDAVRTDPAFETVVLPLGEGIAVSYRVE from the coding sequence ATGTCGAGCGTACTGACCGACGAGGTCGCCAGATTCGTGGCGGCGACCGCGCCGGAGCCGGACGAGACGCTGGTCGAGATGGACGAGTACGCCGCCGCCGAGGGGTTCCCGCACGTGGGGCCGGCGGTCGGCTCCGTCTGTCGGCTCGTCGCCCGGATGGTCGACGCCGAGCGGATCTTCGAGTTCGGCTCCGGCTACGGCTACTCCGCGTACTGGTTCGCCGAGGCTCTGCCCGACGACGGCGAGATCGTCCTCACGGAGGTCGACGCGGACGAACTCGAACTGGCCCGCGAGTACCTGCGCGAGGGCGGGTACGACGACCGCGCCCGCTACGAACTCGGCGACGCCCTCGAAACCGTCGAGCGTTACGACGGCCCGTTCGACGTCGTCCTGATCGACCACCAGAAACACCGCTACCGGGAGGCGTTCGAGGCCGTCCGGCCGAAGGTGCCGGTCGGCGGCGCGCTCGTCGCCGACAACGCGATGAAAGCCGGGATCATCGAGTTCGAGAAACTGCTGGCGATCGCCGAGGGCGGCGACCCGGACGCGGTAAACGAGCACACCCGCGGGATCGCCGACTACCTCGACGCCGTGCGGACAGACCCGGCGTTCGAGACGGTCGTGTTGCCCCTCGGGGAGGGCATCGCGGTGAGCTACCGGGTCGAGTGA
- a CDS encoding sugar phosphate isomerase/epimerase translates to MASTNDSDSGAEAGIDLDLDLGVTVGPGMSFDEAVGWAADEAFAFVELLLDGPYARERIADRRDSMRATLADAGVGIVVHLPFAADPGSPFVPVREGVVGAAPGPPDGSLSAPAGRSGCAGPR, encoded by the coding sequence GTGGCGTCCACGAACGACAGCGATTCCGGGGCGGAGGCGGGGATCGATCTCGACCTCGACCTCGGGGTCACCGTCGGTCCGGGGATGTCGTTCGACGAGGCCGTCGGGTGGGCCGCGGACGAGGCGTTCGCGTTCGTCGAACTCCTGCTCGACGGCCCCTACGCACGCGAGCGGATCGCCGACCGGCGCGATTCGATGCGGGCGACCCTCGCCGACGCCGGGGTCGGGATCGTCGTTCACCTGCCGTTCGCCGCCGACCCCGGATCGCCGTTCGTGCCCGTCAGGGAGGGCGTCGTCGGCGCCGCGCCGGGACCGCCGGACGGGAGCCTCAGCGCGCCTGCCGGTAGATCAGGTTGCGCTGGACCTCGTTGA
- a CDS encoding acyl-CoA dehydrogenase family protein — protein MEFGLTDEQEQIREEVRRFAENEIRPVAEEYDTGEKYPHEIIEKAAEMGLTGAYIPIEYGGAGYSILDTAIITEELFAVDPGIALSIVSTSFGCEAIMNFGTDEQKERYLEPIALGEAISGAAISEPDTGSDVSSVSTRAEKDGDEWVINGNKMWITNGTVADFLVVLAKTNPDAEGRYNGFSQIVVETDRDGVKTDKITGKLGIRASDTAEVIFDDVRVPEENLIGTRDAAFMQQMQFFDETRTAVAAQGVGIAKGATEAALDYAQEREQFGKPISEFQAIQHKLADMATRTEAARNLTYKAAWNVDQGNDITKLASMAKEYASRVAVDVANEAVQIHGGSGYVNDFPVERLYRDAKITQIYEGTSEIQKNVIARELLGKGF, from the coding sequence ATGGAATTCGGACTGACCGACGAACAGGAGCAGATTCGCGAGGAGGTTCGCCGGTTCGCGGAGAACGAGATTCGGCCCGTCGCCGAGGAGTACGACACCGGAGAGAAGTACCCCCACGAGATCATCGAGAAGGCAGCCGAGATGGGGCTGACCGGCGCCTACATCCCGATCGAGTACGGCGGCGCGGGCTACTCGATCCTCGACACCGCGATCATCACCGAGGAACTGTTCGCCGTCGACCCCGGCATCGCCCTCTCGATCGTCTCGACGTCGTTCGGCTGCGAGGCGATCATGAACTTCGGCACCGACGAACAGAAAGAGCGGTACCTCGAACCGATCGCGCTGGGCGAGGCCATCTCCGGGGCCGCCATCTCCGAGCCAGACACGGGGTCGGACGTCTCGTCGGTCTCGACGCGCGCGGAGAAGGACGGCGACGAGTGGGTGATCAACGGCAACAAGATGTGGATCACCAACGGCACCGTCGCCGACTTCCTCGTCGTCCTCGCGAAGACCAACCCCGACGCCGAGGGCCGGTACAACGGCTTCAGCCAGATCGTCGTCGAGACCGACCGCGACGGCGTCAAGACCGACAAGATCACAGGCAAACTCGGCATCCGCGCGTCCGACACCGCCGAGGTCATCTTCGACGACGTGCGGGTCCCCGAGGAGAACCTCATCGGCACGCGGGACGCCGCGTTCATGCAGCAGATGCAGTTCTTCGACGAGACCCGTACCGCAGTCGCCGCCCAGGGCGTCGGCATCGCGAAGGGCGCGACCGAGGCCGCCCTCGACTACGCCCAGGAGCGCGAGCAGTTCGGCAAGCCGATCTCGGAGTTCCAGGCCATCCAGCACAAACTCGCCGACATGGCGACGAGGACCGAGGCCGCGCGTAACCTGACCTACAAGGCCGCCTGGAACGTCGATCAGGGCAACGACATCACCAAACTCGCCTCGATGGCCAAGGAGTACGCCTCCCGGGTCGCCGTCGACGTCGCCAACGAAGCCGTCCAGATCCACGGCGGCTCCGGCTACGTCAACGACTTCCCCGTCGAGCGGCTCTACCGCGACGCCAAGATCACCCAGATCTACGAGGGTACCAGCGAGATCCAGAAGAACGTCATCGCCCGCGAACTGCTCGGCAAGGGCTTCTAA
- a CDS encoding creatininase family protein, which translates to MYLPHETWPDLDEYVANESLAVVPLGSTEQHGPHLPEGTDYLIARALARAATDRTGHLCTPPVTVGVSPHHRQFHGTTWVDPPVFRDYVENLSRNLTYHGIDRIVYVNAHGGNVVHLREVGRRLRDDGTAFAVEWMWDESIPDLIDEHFERPGPHGGPKETAMIMHVARDLVREGRLDAARDGGRPEFEYGEMDVHGARVVYDAIENSDNGVFGDQTDATPAVGERLFEAATDQLVALLEWLDDQPFDALLPEPHVDPQPGSGR; encoded by the coding sequence ATGTACCTGCCCCACGAGACGTGGCCGGACCTCGACGAGTACGTCGCAAACGAGTCGCTCGCGGTCGTCCCGCTGGGGTCGACCGAACAGCACGGCCCCCACCTGCCCGAGGGGACCGACTACCTGATCGCCCGGGCGCTCGCGCGGGCCGCGACCGACCGGACGGGCCACCTCTGTACGCCGCCGGTGACGGTCGGCGTCAGCCCCCATCACCGCCAGTTTCACGGGACGACGTGGGTCGACCCGCCGGTCTTTCGCGACTACGTCGAGAACCTCTCGCGGAACCTCACCTACCACGGGATCGACCGCATCGTCTACGTCAACGCCCACGGCGGCAACGTCGTCCACCTCAGGGAGGTGGGCCGGCGGCTTCGCGACGACGGGACCGCGTTCGCCGTCGAGTGGATGTGGGACGAGTCCATCCCCGACCTGATCGACGAGCACTTCGAGCGGCCCGGTCCCCACGGCGGCCCCAAGGAGACGGCGATGATCATGCACGTCGCCCGCGACCTCGTCCGCGAGGGCCGCCTCGACGCCGCGCGCGACGGCGGCCGGCCCGAGTTCGAGTACGGCGAGATGGACGTCCACGGCGCCCGCGTCGTCTACGACGCGATCGAGAACAGCGACAACGGCGTCTTCGGCGACCAGACCGACGCGACGCCCGCGGTCGGCGAGCGACTGTTCGAGGCCGCGACCGACCAGCTGGTCGCGCTGCTGGAGTGGCTCGACGACCAGCCGTTCGACGCGCTGCTCCCGGAGCCACACGTCGACCCCCAGCCCGGTAGCGGCCGGTAG
- a CDS encoding acyl-CoA dehydrogenase family protein — MDLLDDDIVPERARGVKAEAREFAREHVAPNAADHFRSGEYPWEVLEAGQEAGLVAQDIPEEWGGRGLDLAETLALAEEFYRADAGIALTLQLASFGCEITYEYGTDEQCEEYVRPVAEGEAISGLAVSEPETGSDLAGMETRAEKSEARDASERSGATAEKDGDEWVIDGEKYWIGNGVEADWVTVYARTGDDEDDRYGNHSTFIVPTDADGYEAEHIPEKMAMRASKQAHITFDGCRIPEENLIGSEGAGFMLLADFFNHGRVVVAGHGLGLAAAAIEEAWAFVHDREEFGRTVNEFQSVQHDLADMLAAFESARALTWRACEKVQRRENAGYWAALAKTKATETAVDVAERAMSLHGGRSVLDDRRIARVYRDARVPVIYEGVNEVQRNLIYRQAR; from the coding sequence ATGGATCTACTGGACGACGACATCGTCCCGGAGCGCGCCCGCGGCGTGAAAGCCGAGGCCCGCGAGTTCGCCCGCGAGCACGTCGCACCCAACGCCGCCGACCACTTCCGGTCGGGGGAGTACCCGTGGGAGGTGCTGGAAGCGGGCCAGGAGGCCGGCCTCGTCGCCCAGGATATCCCGGAGGAGTGGGGCGGGCGCGGTCTCGACCTCGCCGAGACGCTGGCGCTCGCCGAGGAGTTCTACCGCGCCGACGCCGGTATCGCCCTCACCCTGCAACTCGCGAGTTTCGGCTGCGAGATCACCTACGAGTACGGCACCGACGAGCAGTGCGAGGAGTACGTCCGGCCGGTCGCCGAGGGCGAGGCGATTTCGGGGCTCGCGGTCTCGGAACCCGAGACGGGCAGCGACCTCGCGGGGATGGAGACCCGCGCCGAGAAGAGCGAGGCGCGAGACGCCTCGGAACGGAGCGGCGCGACCGCGGAGAAAGACGGCGACGAGTGGGTCATCGACGGCGAGAAGTACTGGATCGGCAACGGCGTCGAGGCCGACTGGGTGACCGTCTACGCCCGCACGGGCGACGACGAGGACGATCGATACGGCAACCACTCGACGTTCATCGTCCCCACCGACGCCGACGGCTACGAGGCCGAGCACATCCCGGAGAAGATGGCGATGCGCGCCTCGAAACAGGCCCACATCACCTTCGACGGCTGCCGGATCCCCGAGGAGAACCTGATCGGGAGCGAGGGGGCCGGCTTCATGCTGCTCGCGGACTTCTTCAATCACGGCCGCGTCGTCGTCGCCGGCCACGGCCTCGGGCTCGCGGCGGCGGCCATCGAGGAGGCGTGGGCGTTCGTCCACGACCGCGAGGAGTTCGGCCGGACGGTAAACGAGTTCCAGTCGGTCCAGCACGACCTGGCCGACATGCTCGCCGCGTTCGAGAGCGCGCGGGCGCTCACGTGGCGGGCCTGCGAGAAGGTCCAGCGCCGCGAGAACGCGGGGTACTGGGCCGCGCTGGCGAAGACGAAGGCGACCGAGACGGCCGTCGACGTCGCCGAGCGGGCGATGAGCCTCCACGGCGGCCGGTCGGTCCTCGACGACCGCCGGATCGCCCGCGTCTACCGGGACGCCCGCGTTCCGGTCATCTACGAGGGGGTCAACGAGGTCCAGCGCAACCTGATCTACCGGCAGGCGCGCTGA
- a CDS encoding NUDIX domain-containing protein: MSEFAHASVRGLIEDDGAYLLLRHDMPSGPIWGAPGGRAEVGERPRDAVAREVREETSLEVAVGDPLEAYPVTWAGGEEGTVSVVFDCDLLGGTVDVESNPHPEEPIDDYAWVEPAAAAELPMNERLRALLRRR; encoded by the coding sequence ATGTCCGAGTTCGCACACGCCTCCGTTCGCGGGCTGATCGAAGACGACGGCGCGTACCTCCTCCTGCGACACGACATGCCATCGGGGCCGATCTGGGGCGCCCCCGGCGGCCGCGCCGAGGTCGGCGAGCGGCCCCGCGACGCGGTCGCCCGCGAGGTGCGCGAGGAGACGAGCCTCGAAGTCGCCGTCGGCGACCCGCTCGAAGCGTACCCGGTCACGTGGGCCGGCGGCGAGGAGGGGACCGTCTCCGTCGTCTTCGACTGCGACCTGCTCGGCGGGACGGTCGACGTCGAGTCGAACCCCCACCCCGAGGAACCGATCGACGACTACGCGTGGGTCGAACCGGCCGCGGCCGCGGAACTGCCGATGAACGAGCGACTGCGGGCGCTGCTCCGGCGGCGCTGA
- a CDS encoding M20 family metallo-hydrolase, translating to MHVDRDRLRADVEANAAFGEIDAPEGRGRTVLAGTEANGRARDRLVERFADAGLDVSVDAVGNVAGTWAPASADPDAAPVAAGSHLDSVPEGGIFDGPLGVYGALEAVRALRADGFEPTRPIAVVCFTEEEGARFGGGMLGSSVATGRTSVEEALALTDGDGVRLGDALDSIGYRGSGRLDASAWDAFLELHVEQDTRLEAAGVPVGIVTTITGIAQATARIDGEADHAGATPMDERTDALAAASEFVLDVERAGRERALAGENTAVATVGGCDVRPNATNVVPGAVELGVDVRDVEYATMEALLDRAERSLDRLADERGVETSFARDLDVEPAPMSGRCREALAAGAETAGVESLALHSGAAHDAMHVSRVTDAGMLFAPSRDGVSHTPREWTDWDDCATATRTLAEALARLAGR from the coding sequence ATGCACGTCGACCGGGACCGGTTGCGCGCGGACGTCGAGGCGAACGCCGCCTTCGGCGAGATCGACGCCCCCGAGGGACGCGGCCGAACCGTCCTCGCGGGGACCGAGGCGAACGGGCGGGCGCGGGACCGCCTCGTCGAGCGGTTCGCGGACGCCGGCCTCGACGTCTCCGTGGACGCGGTCGGGAACGTCGCGGGGACGTGGGCGCCGGCGAGCGCCGACCCCGACGCGGCGCCGGTCGCCGCGGGGAGCCACCTCGACTCCGTTCCGGAGGGGGGCATCTTCGACGGGCCGCTGGGCGTCTACGGCGCGCTGGAGGCCGTCCGCGCGCTCCGTGCGGACGGGTTCGAGCCGACCCGACCGATCGCCGTCGTCTGTTTCACCGAGGAGGAGGGCGCGCGCTTCGGCGGCGGGATGCTCGGCTCGTCGGTGGCGACCGGCCGGACGTCCGTCGAGGAGGCGCTCGCCCTGACCGACGGCGACGGCGTCCGCCTCGGGGACGCCCTCGACTCGATCGGCTACCGCGGGTCGGGGCGTCTCGACGCGAGCGCGTGGGACGCCTTCCTCGAACTGCACGTCGAGCAGGACACGCGACTGGAGGCGGCGGGCGTCCCCGTCGGGATCGTGACGACGATCACCGGGATCGCGCAGGCGACGGCCCGGATCGACGGCGAGGCCGACCACGCGGGCGCGACGCCGATGGACGAGCGGACGGACGCGCTGGCGGCGGCGAGCGAGTTCGTCCTCGACGTCGAGCGGGCGGGCCGCGAGCGCGCGCTTGCGGGCGAGAACACCGCCGTGGCGACCGTCGGGGGCTGTGACGTCCGGCCGAACGCGACGAACGTCGTCCCCGGAGCGGTCGAACTCGGCGTCGACGTTCGCGACGTCGAGTACGCGACGATGGAGGCGCTGCTCGACCGCGCCGAGCGGTCGCTCGACCGACTCGCCGACGAGCGCGGCGTCGAGACGTCGTTCGCCCGGGACCTGGACGTCGAACCGGCGCCGATGAGCGGGCGCTGCCGGGAGGCGCTCGCGGCCGGCGCGGAGACCGCGGGCGTCGAGTCGCTCGCGTTGCACTCGGGGGCGGCCCACGACGCGATGCACGTCTCGCGGGTGACCGACGCCGGGATGCTCTTTGCGCCCTCGCGGGACGGCGTCTCGCACACCCCTCGCGAGTGGACCGACTGGGACGACTGCGCGACGGCGACGCGGACGCTCGCCGAGGCGCTGGCGCGGCTGGCGGGTCGGTAG
- a CDS encoding NAD(P)-dependent alcohol dehydrogenase — translation MEAARLHEYTDEMETALEIDEIDRPSADGPMDVVIEVEGAGWCQTDNHVIEGMWTDYVDQELPMTLGHENAGTVVDVGDEVRTVEAGDSVICHPVTTCGVCRPCRLGEDMYCENLTFPGLTTDGGFAEYLLTSERSVIPLEDLDPVEIAPHADAGITAYHAAKKATDDLVPGDACLVVGIGGLGHIGLQVLDATSAADLIAVDVKREALDLAEECGADHTIDSSEEDVASVVDDLTDGDGATQVLDFVGRDETTALGPDVVAQGGDHHVIGYGGHVHEPSQTLVNGEMSFRGTLVGTYPELQELVSLVDGGYVDLHTSKYALDEINEVATKLEHGEIEGRAVITP, via the coding sequence ATGGAAGCCGCACGCCTCCACGAGTACACGGACGAGATGGAGACCGCCCTCGAGATCGACGAGATCGACCGCCCGAGCGCCGACGGGCCGATGGACGTCGTGATCGAGGTCGAGGGCGCGGGCTGGTGCCAGACCGACAACCACGTCATCGAGGGGATGTGGACCGACTACGTCGATCAGGAACTGCCGATGACGCTGGGCCACGAGAACGCCGGCACCGTCGTCGACGTCGGCGACGAGGTCCGGACCGTCGAGGCGGGCGACAGCGTCATCTGCCACCCCGTGACCACCTGCGGGGTCTGTCGGCCCTGTCGGCTCGGCGAGGACATGTACTGCGAGAACCTCACGTTCCCGGGGCTGACGACCGACGGCGGTTTCGCGGAGTACCTCCTGACCAGCGAGCGGTCGGTGATCCCGCTCGAAGACCTCGATCCCGTCGAGATCGCACCCCACGCCGACGCCGGGATCACGGCCTACCACGCCGCGAAGAAGGCCACCGACGACCTCGTCCCGGGGGACGCCTGCCTCGTCGTCGGCATCGGCGGCCTCGGCCACATCGGCCTGCAGGTGCTCGACGCGACCTCCGCGGCCGACCTGATCGCCGTCGACGTCAAGCGGGAGGCCCTCGACCTCGCGGAGGAGTGTGGCGCCGACCACACGATCGACTCCAGCGAGGAGGACGTGGCGTCGGTCGTCGACGACCTCACCGACGGCGACGGGGCGACCCAGGTGCTCGACTTCGTCGGCCGCGACGAGACGACCGCCCTCGGCCCCGACGTCGTCGCCCAGGGCGGCGACCACCACGTGATCGGCTACGGCGGCCACGTCCACGAACCGTCCCAGACGCTCGTAAACGGCGAGATGAGCTTCCGCGGGACGCTCGTCGGCACCTACCCCGAACTGCAGGAACTCGTCTCGCTCGTCGACGGCGGCTACGTCGACCTGCACACCTCGAAGTACGCGCTCGACGAGATCAACGAGGTGGCGACGAAACTCGAACACGGCGAGATCGAGGGACGGGCGGTCATCACGCCCTGA